A genomic region of Marinobacter sp. NP-4(2019) contains the following coding sequences:
- a CDS encoding CheR family methyltransferase encodes MAETRDDRSPAEGIWSLRRLPEMDEAQFHQWQTLLEQRTGITLASGRRPFLETNLGIRMREIGCDSYQAYYEQIVSGPDAIVEWATLVDRLTVQETRFFRDPDAFRFVSDFVLTRPREQLKRRPLEAWSVGCSSGEEPYTLAMILNECMTQLELPPLFGVTGSDISKPAIERARKGVFNPRKLAGVNEDLKARYFLPAERNAVEMTESIRDRVCFTQLNVLDLNEAPMHGMNIIFCQNLLIYFRRWRRREIVKRLAERLAPGGLLVLGQGELTDWQPPGLQRVPSEHVLAWIKRQTDEE; translated from the coding sequence ATGGCTGAAACACGCGACGACCGATCACCTGCCGAGGGCATCTGGTCCCTGCGCCGACTTCCGGAGATGGATGAGGCGCAGTTCCACCAGTGGCAAACATTACTGGAGCAGCGAACCGGCATCACGTTGGCCTCTGGCCGCCGGCCCTTTCTCGAGACCAATCTCGGGATACGGATGCGGGAAATCGGCTGCGACAGTTATCAGGCCTACTACGAGCAGATTGTCTCCGGGCCTGATGCCATTGTGGAATGGGCCACCCTGGTTGACCGCCTGACCGTACAGGAAACCCGGTTCTTCCGGGATCCCGATGCTTTCCGGTTCGTCTCGGACTTCGTCCTGACCCGGCCACGGGAACAGCTGAAACGGCGACCACTGGAAGCCTGGAGTGTCGGCTGCTCCAGCGGAGAAGAGCCCTACACACTGGCGATGATTCTGAACGAATGCATGACCCAGTTGGAACTGCCGCCGCTGTTCGGGGTAACCGGATCGGACATCAGCAAGCCAGCCATCGAAAGGGCCCGCAAGGGCGTGTTCAACCCCCGTAAGCTGGCGGGGGTGAACGAAGATCTGAAAGCCAGGTACTTTCTGCCGGCGGAACGAAATGCCGTGGAAATGACGGAAAGTATCCGGGATCGGGTGTGTTTCACCCAATTGAACGTGCTGGATCTGAACGAAGCTCCGATGCACGGGATGAACATCATCTTCTGCCAGAATCTGCTGATTTATTTCCGGCGCTGGCGTCGGCGGGAAATCGTAAAGCGGCTTGCAGAAAGGCTGGCGCCCGGGGGGTTGCTGGTCCTGGGCCAGGGAGAGCTGACCGACTGGCAGCCACCTGGCTTACAGAGGGTACCCTCGGAACATGTGCTGGCGTGGATCAAACGCCAGACTGACGAAGAATAA
- a CDS encoding Hpt domain-containing protein: MGNHHDSIALDWVRGEIQDTLTQGQQALEAYVENRDDTARLRFCLNYLHQVHGTLQMVELYGAALLTEEMEKLTQAVLNDTVGSVDDAVEVLMQAILQLPQYLEHLATSKDDFPMVLLPLLNDLRAARGESLLSDTSLFKPDLAPSQQRAASNASQRLQDPKVLGHIRKLRQMYQFALAGVIREADLDAHFDYMQKVLQRLIRLCQKTPRGELWKAASAFLETLQNRVNPVNTAVKSLLRELDTEIRRLGDEHVDILQQPIPEALLKNLLYYVARARDLDTPQVTELRKSYHLEQALPSEDDVDAARTRVSGPGREAIHSVVSALNEELAKLKDQLDLFVRAELRQNNELEELLPGLKQVANTLAVLGLGIPRKVVTEQIELVERLSAQVDAVDDGTLMDIAGALLYIEASLAGLDSDRYQETPAADEAEQGVNLGNRELNEASGALLRESRNTLEQVKTAIVNFIASQWDTREIEHVPGLLHSIRGGLGLVPLDRVADMLGSAERYITDVLLGGRQVPDWKQLDTLADAVTSVEYYLERLAEGIGENDSILHVAEESLASLGFPVGSEPTWREPREEDIPVVDSEVPSTAPMAEETKGSDADLLDDEILEIFVEEAEEVLQTIHDFYPRLRQNHDDHEALTEVRRAFHTLKGSGRLVGATSIGELAWSVENLLNRVIDQTIKPNDELFSLIDDVNARIPSLISDFREGQSDGDVIELIARAEAMSTTRKTDDDAPAAIEEEAPETEEVASEQPEPMAEDVAADEDDLIDDEILEIFIEEAGEVLDTIREYLPMLLRQHDDRTALSEVRRAFHTLKGSGRMVGALVVGELAWSVENMLNRVIDGSIFMNDDIAALLQDVTAALPALVEDFEKRRPASQDTAPLEARANSLANGEIPDAATMPTVDVQEVDTADDASLEADEHDDAGVDPVLLEIFESEAETHLQTLREFLETAGDKASVAYTDNLSRALHTLKGSAHTAGIAPIAAVITPLERFVKESRAQNKRANREIVTLIADACEFLTQGLRQLRQDPQAPLDGTDAYLERLNDITAATLRSHTSVDSEAPRQQPAPQLVQLFLNEGLDILLDADRILDEWAQNPEQTSAVEKLRTELHQLTRGAQEAGLADVAGLSDALGQTYERAGSPGFKPDDGFFTTVRAAHEQLINMMDQVAAGLATESGDELIAELDALTIDLAGPREAEPDAFEQEFTGDLEEIDLSFDMEEEEAPPTEDSQQPPLVETDEDMDQELAEIFLEEARDLINSSADTLHNWSDNTDDLDLLRLLQRDLHTLKGGARLADIPAVGDLSHELENLFEGLTEQRLSITDELSDLLFRSHDRLAGMVDALEQQEPPRPAPDLIGEIHAYMDNTSGSRPVTDVTTPEAEHEPQPEAPQEPDEPEATDLSHLDPELVGIFLEEAYDLINSTGSALHTWSEDPSNRDVAAELQRDVHTLKGGARMAGADAIGDLTHVLEDLFEKVAEGQLAASSEMTDLLFACHDRLAQMVEQVATQKPCPPAEELVAEVKAILSGKPASPRQDVTDAIPEASDDELIGIFLDEGLEIQAAISECLAQWRDEPDEFTGITQLQQELQTLKGGARLSDMDPIADLAEAWSDALDPLISGASNQAALLALSDRALDDLRQMLSSLEDGEKPVANQTLLRALQDAHRAAAEDMPGESTPETTVESDVDPEVLEIFLEEAGEILDQLEQLLEDWRKEPANHHFNQEAQRALHTLKGGARLSRLSELGDKAHAFETRLIDLGGNAPDSQTWQAITDDHDAIVALVNRIREKTDQGDTAPTPAPEQPAASEKPAESAPASEQKPQPAPAPQPQPQKSPAKPRKKAADAQRTAQETIRVSAPLLDELVNLAGETSITRGRLEQQSSDFSYTLDEMAATIERLREQLRRMEIETETQILFRAEKEHGPDYGDDFDPLEMDRYSSIQQLSRALTESSSDLADLRETLSDRVRDTETLLVQQSRINTELQEGLMKTRMIPFASMVPRLRRIVRQISGELGKKVEFDVRNPEGEMDRNILERMIAPLEHMLRNALDHGIETPADRKQSGKPETGEVTLSLTREGGDVVLRMIDDGAGIPSSVIRDKAIRQGMLSPDEELSDREVLQFILQPGFSTAQQVTQISGRGVGMDVVASEIKQLGGSLDIDSTVGRGTTFTVRLPFTVSVNRALMVSTGEDFYAIPLNTIEGIVRVSTYELEEYYKPDAPLYEYAGQQYRLQYLGNLLNSDHHPKLQGQALPLPVILVRGTEQPMALQVDNLMGSREIVVKSLGPQFNSVRGVSGATILGDGNVVVILDLPAMIRSDILSERQRLASLEKARESARYEQRETLVMVVDDSVTVRKVTSRLLERNGMEVVTAKDGLDAVAQLQDHRPDIILLDIEMPRMDGFEVASFVRHDDNLRDTPICMITSRTGEKHRERALAIGVNEYLGKPFQETELLETITRLTRNQ, encoded by the coding sequence ATGGGCAATCACCATGACAGCATCGCCCTGGACTGGGTTCGGGGCGAAATACAGGACACGCTGACCCAGGGTCAGCAGGCACTGGAAGCGTATGTCGAGAACCGCGACGATACCGCACGTCTGCGCTTTTGCCTGAACTACCTCCATCAGGTGCACGGCACCTTGCAGATGGTGGAGTTATATGGCGCGGCCCTGCTCACCGAGGAGATGGAAAAACTGACCCAGGCGGTGCTGAATGACACCGTCGGCAGTGTGGACGACGCCGTTGAAGTACTGATGCAGGCCATCCTGCAGCTGCCCCAGTACCTGGAACACCTTGCCACCAGCAAGGATGATTTTCCCATGGTGCTGCTGCCACTGCTCAATGACCTGCGGGCCGCCCGGGGCGAGTCCCTGCTGTCGGACACCTCCCTGTTCAAGCCCGATCTGGCTCCGTCACAGCAACGGGCCGCCAGCAATGCGTCCCAGCGCCTGCAGGATCCCAAAGTACTCGGACATATTCGCAAGCTGCGTCAGATGTACCAGTTCGCCCTCGCCGGCGTGATACGTGAAGCGGATCTGGATGCCCACTTTGACTATATGCAGAAGGTACTGCAGCGGCTGATCCGGCTGTGCCAGAAAACCCCCAGGGGTGAACTCTGGAAAGCGGCTTCGGCTTTTCTGGAAACCCTGCAAAACCGCGTCAATCCGGTCAACACGGCGGTCAAATCCCTGCTACGGGAGCTTGATACCGAAATCCGCCGCCTGGGCGATGAGCATGTGGACATCCTTCAGCAGCCGATCCCGGAAGCGCTGTTGAAAAACCTGCTGTACTACGTGGCACGCGCCCGTGACCTGGACACGCCACAGGTAACGGAACTGCGCAAGAGTTATCACCTGGAGCAGGCACTGCCGTCGGAAGACGATGTCGATGCCGCCAGAACGCGGGTGTCCGGCCCCGGCCGTGAGGCCATTCATTCCGTAGTCAGTGCCCTCAACGAAGAGTTGGCCAAGCTCAAGGACCAGCTCGATCTGTTTGTCCGCGCCGAGCTGCGCCAGAACAACGAACTGGAAGAACTGTTGCCGGGGCTGAAACAGGTTGCAAATACCCTGGCGGTTCTTGGCCTTGGCATTCCCCGCAAGGTGGTGACCGAGCAGATTGAGCTGGTCGAACGCCTGTCCGCACAGGTCGATGCCGTCGACGACGGCACCCTGATGGACATAGCCGGAGCCTTACTCTATATCGAAGCCAGTCTGGCCGGCCTGGACAGCGACCGCTACCAGGAAACGCCGGCAGCCGACGAGGCTGAACAGGGCGTCAACCTCGGCAACCGTGAGCTCAATGAAGCCAGCGGCGCACTGTTACGGGAATCCAGGAACACCCTGGAGCAAGTGAAAACTGCGATCGTCAATTTCATCGCGTCTCAGTGGGATACCCGGGAAATCGAGCATGTGCCCGGCCTGCTGCACAGCATCCGTGGCGGCCTTGGCCTTGTTCCCCTGGACCGTGTGGCCGATATGCTGGGCTCCGCGGAACGCTACATCACCGACGTCCTGCTCGGTGGCAGGCAGGTCCCCGACTGGAAGCAGCTGGACACCCTGGCGGATGCGGTGACCAGTGTCGAGTATTATCTGGAACGGCTGGCAGAGGGTATCGGGGAAAACGACAGCATTCTGCACGTTGCCGAGGAAAGTCTGGCCTCGCTGGGCTTCCCTGTCGGATCCGAGCCTACCTGGCGGGAGCCCCGGGAAGAAGACATTCCGGTGGTCGACAGTGAAGTCCCTTCCACCGCGCCAATGGCGGAAGAAACCAAGGGATCCGACGCAGATCTGCTGGACGATGAAATCCTCGAGATCTTCGTGGAAGAGGCCGAAGAGGTCCTGCAGACAATCCACGATTTCTACCCGCGACTGCGTCAGAATCACGACGACCACGAGGCCCTGACCGAAGTCCGGCGTGCCTTCCACACTCTCAAGGGCAGCGGCCGACTGGTTGGTGCCACCAGCATCGGTGAACTTGCCTGGTCCGTGGAGAACCTGCTGAACCGGGTGATCGACCAGACCATCAAACCCAACGATGAACTGTTCTCACTGATTGATGACGTCAATGCGCGCATTCCGTCACTGATCAGCGATTTCCGGGAGGGTCAGTCCGACGGCGATGTGATCGAACTGATCGCCCGTGCGGAAGCCATGTCCACCACCCGCAAAACGGATGATGATGCCCCGGCCGCCATCGAGGAAGAGGCGCCTGAAACAGAAGAGGTGGCGTCGGAGCAGCCGGAGCCAATGGCGGAAGACGTTGCCGCTGACGAAGACGACCTGATCGATGACGAGATCCTCGAGATCTTCATCGAAGAGGCCGGTGAAGTCCTCGACACCATCCGCGAATACCTGCCCATGCTGCTACGGCAGCATGACGATCGCACCGCGCTGTCGGAAGTCCGGCGAGCCTTCCACACCCTCAAGGGCAGTGGACGCATGGTCGGTGCGCTGGTGGTTGGCGAACTGGCCTGGTCCGTGGAGAACATGCTGAACCGGGTAATCGACGGCAGCATCTTCATGAACGATGACATCGCCGCCCTGCTGCAGGATGTCACCGCTGCCCTGCCCGCACTGGTAGAGGACTTCGAGAAGCGCCGGCCGGCCAGCCAGGACACCGCTCCCCTGGAAGCCCGCGCCAATTCGCTGGCCAATGGCGAGATTCCCGACGCAGCCACCATGCCAACGGTCGACGTTCAGGAGGTGGACACTGCCGATGACGCCTCCCTCGAGGCCGACGAACACGATGACGCCGGTGTGGATCCGGTTCTGCTCGAGATATTCGAAAGTGAAGCCGAGACCCATCTGCAAACCCTGAGGGAGTTTTTGGAGACGGCGGGTGACAAGGCATCCGTCGCCTACACCGACAACCTGTCCCGTGCCCTGCACACTCTCAAGGGCAGTGCGCACACCGCAGGGATTGCTCCAATAGCGGCCGTGATTACGCCTCTGGAGCGGTTCGTCAAGGAATCGCGGGCCCAGAACAAGCGGGCGAATCGTGAGATCGTCACGCTGATCGCGGACGCCTGCGAGTTCCTGACCCAGGGCCTGCGCCAGCTCAGGCAGGATCCCCAGGCGCCTCTCGACGGCACCGATGCCTACCTGGAGCGGCTCAACGACATTACCGCCGCCACCCTGCGCAGCCATACCAGCGTCGATAGCGAGGCACCACGGCAACAGCCCGCACCACAATTGGTCCAGCTGTTCCTGAACGAGGGGCTCGACATCCTGCTGGACGCCGACCGCATTCTCGATGAATGGGCGCAGAATCCGGAACAGACAAGTGCGGTCGAAAAACTCCGCACCGAACTTCATCAATTAACCCGTGGCGCCCAGGAAGCCGGCCTGGCCGATGTCGCAGGCTTGTCGGACGCCCTTGGCCAGACCTATGAACGTGCCGGTTCGCCGGGCTTCAAGCCGGATGACGGATTCTTCACCACGGTACGTGCCGCCCACGAACAATTGATCAACATGATGGACCAGGTCGCCGCGGGACTGGCGACAGAATCCGGTGACGAGCTGATTGCCGAACTGGATGCCCTGACCATCGACCTTGCCGGACCCAGGGAAGCCGAACCTGACGCGTTCGAACAGGAATTCACCGGCGACCTGGAAGAGATCGACCTCAGTTTCGACATGGAGGAGGAAGAAGCGCCTCCCACTGAGGACAGCCAGCAGCCTCCGTTGGTGGAAACCGATGAGGATATGGATCAGGAGCTCGCGGAGATCTTCCTGGAGGAAGCCCGTGACCTGATCAACAGCTCTGCAGACACCCTGCACAACTGGAGCGATAATACCGACGACCTCGATCTGCTGAGACTGTTGCAGCGAGACCTGCATACCCTCAAGGGTGGCGCGCGACTGGCGGATATCCCCGCCGTGGGAGATCTCTCCCATGAACTGGAAAACCTGTTCGAGGGCCTGACCGAACAGCGGCTGTCGATTACCGACGAACTGTCCGACCTGTTGTTCCGCAGCCATGATCGCCTGGCTGGCATGGTAGATGCGCTGGAACAGCAGGAGCCGCCCCGCCCCGCCCCGGATCTGATCGGTGAAATCCATGCCTACATGGACAACACCAGCGGGTCGCGCCCGGTGACGGATGTCACCACACCAGAGGCAGAACACGAACCACAGCCAGAGGCTCCGCAAGAGCCGGATGAACCGGAAGCGACCGACTTGTCGCACCTTGACCCGGAGTTGGTGGGCATCTTCCTGGAAGAAGCCTACGACCTGATCAATTCCACCGGTAGCGCCCTGCATACCTGGAGCGAGGATCCCTCGAACCGGGATGTCGCGGCCGAGTTGCAACGTGACGTGCACACCCTCAAGGGTGGCGCCCGCATGGCTGGCGCCGACGCCATCGGTGACCTGACCCACGTGCTTGAAGACCTGTTCGAGAAAGTGGCCGAGGGCCAGCTGGCGGCCAGCAGCGAGATGACCGACCTGCTATTCGCCTGCCATGACCGGCTGGCACAGATGGTCGAGCAGGTAGCTACCCAGAAACCCTGCCCTCCGGCCGAGGAACTGGTTGCCGAGGTGAAGGCTATTCTCTCGGGCAAACCGGCATCCCCCAGACAGGACGTGACCGACGCGATACCGGAAGCCAGCGATGACGAACTGATCGGCATCTTCCTGGACGAGGGCCTGGAGATCCAGGCCGCCATCAGCGAGTGCCTGGCGCAGTGGCGGGATGAGCCGGACGAGTTCACCGGGATCACCCAGCTCCAGCAGGAGCTTCAGACGCTCAAGGGCGGAGCACGCCTGTCCGACATGGACCCCATCGCCGATCTGGCGGAAGCATGGTCCGACGCCCTGGATCCTCTGATCAGCGGCGCCAGCAATCAGGCGGCCCTGTTGGCACTGAGTGACCGTGCCCTGGACGATCTCAGGCAGATGCTGTCCAGCCTGGAAGACGGCGAGAAACCGGTGGCAAACCAGACCCTGCTGCGGGCTTTACAGGATGCACACAGGGCCGCCGCGGAAGACATGCCCGGGGAGAGCACGCCCGAGACAACCGTCGAGTCGGACGTTGACCCCGAAGTCCTGGAGATTTTCCTGGAGGAAGCCGGTGAGATCCTCGACCAACTGGAGCAGTTGCTGGAAGACTGGCGCAAGGAACCGGCCAATCACCACTTCAATCAGGAAGCCCAACGCGCACTGCATACCCTTAAGGGCGGTGCTCGCCTGTCACGCCTGAGCGAACTGGGCGATAAGGCCCATGCCTTTGAAACCCGACTGATCGACCTGGGTGGCAATGCCCCGGACAGTCAGACCTGGCAGGCGATTACCGACGACCATGACGCTATTGTTGCGTTGGTTAACCGGATCCGCGAAAAGACCGATCAGGGTGACACCGCTCCAACACCGGCACCAGAACAACCAGCCGCTAGCGAAAAACCGGCCGAGTCGGCTCCCGCCTCCGAACAGAAGCCCCAGCCGGCGCCGGCGCCACAGCCTCAGCCACAAAAGTCGCCGGCCAAGCCCCGCAAGAAAGCGGCGGATGCCCAGCGCACGGCCCAGGAAACCATTCGGGTATCCGCACCGCTGCTGGATGAGCTGGTCAACCTGGCAGGTGAAACCAGTATTACCCGTGGCCGCCTGGAGCAGCAGAGCAGCGATTTCAGCTACACTCTGGATGAAATGGCCGCCACCATCGAGCGTTTGCGCGAACAGTTGCGGCGGATGGAAATCGAGACCGAGACCCAGATCCTGTTCCGTGCAGAAAAGGAACACGGACCGGACTACGGTGACGACTTCGATCCCCTGGAAATGGACCGTTATTCCTCGATCCAGCAATTGTCACGGGCGCTGACCGAGTCCTCATCGGACCTTGCGGACCTGCGTGAGACCCTGTCGGACCGGGTACGGGATACCGAGACCCTGCTGGTACAGCAGTCGCGCATCAACACGGAACTGCAAGAAGGTCTGATGAAGACCCGCATGATTCCGTTTGCCTCGATGGTTCCGCGCCTGCGCCGCATCGTGCGTCAGATCAGCGGCGAACTGGGCAAAAAGGTCGAATTCGATGTCCGTAACCCGGAAGGGGAAATGGACCGCAACATCCTTGAGCGCATGATTGCCCCGCTGGAGCATATGCTGCGTAACGCCCTGGACCACGGCATCGAAACCCCGGCTGATCGCAAGCAGTCGGGTAAGCCGGAAACCGGTGAGGTGACCCTGTCACTGACCCGGGAAGGCGGTGACGTGGTGCTGCGAATGATTGACGACGGCGCCGGCATTCCCTCCAGCGTGATCCGCGACAAGGCCATTCGCCAGGGCATGCTGTCCCCGGACGAGGAGCTGAGCGACCGGGAAGTCCTGCAGTTCATCCTGCAGCCGGGTTTCTCCACCGCCCAACAGGTCACGCAGATCTCCGGCCGTGGTGTTGGCATGGACGTGGTTGCCAGCGAAATCAAGCAACTGGGTGGCAGCCTGGACATCGACTCCACTGTGGGTCGCGGCACCACCTTCACCGTACGCCTACCCTTTACCGTGTCCGTCAACCGGGCGCTGATGGTGTCCACCGGCGAGGATTTCTACGCCATTCCGCTGAACACCATCGAAGGTATCGTACGGGTCAGCACCTATGAGCTTGAGGAATACTACAAACCGGACGCGCCGCTGTATGAATACGCTGGCCAGCAGTACCGGCTGCAGTATCTCGGCAACCTGCTGAACAGTGATCACCATCCCAAGCTCCAGGGCCAGGCGCTGCCACTGCCGGTCATCCTCGTTCGTGGTACCGAGCAGCCCATGGCCCTTCAGGTGGACAACCTGATGGGCAGCCGTGAAATAGTGGTGAAATCGCTGGGGCCACAGTTCAACTCGGTGCGGGGCGTTTCCGGGGCCACCATTCTGGGTGACGGTAACGTGGTGGTGATTCTCGACCTGCCGGCAATGATCCGTTCCGACATCCTGTCCGAGCGTCAACGCTTGGCAAGCCTGGAAAAGGCCCGCGAATCCGCACGCTATGAGCAGCGTGAGACCCTGGTCATGGTGGTGGATGACTCCGTCACCGTGCGGAAGGTGACATCCCGCCTGCTCGAGCGTAACGGTATGGAAGTGGTGACCGCCAAAGATGGTCTCGATGCCGTGGCACAGCTTCAGGATCACAGACCGGATATCATTCTGCTGGATATTGAAATGCCCCGTATGGACGGTTTCGAAGTGGCCAGCTTTGTGCGCCATGACGATAACCTGCGGGATACGCCGATCTGCATGATCACCTCGCGGACCGGTGAAAAGCACCGGGAGCGGGCACTGGCGATTGGTGTCAACGAATACCTCGGCAAACCCTTCCAGGAAACCGAGTTGCTTGAAACCATCACCCGGCTGACCAGGAACCAGTGA
- a CDS encoding chemotaxis protein CheB, protein MAGLPSGRPRVGIVSDIVLQRHRLQTATSKFGLDVCFTGDPERLQEYPEFPEADLWLVTLEDEADHPVLFDHLLGNTDAPVLFGLDPAPKPGTTDYFRWEQRLIGKLEQQLGHLEELDSEASLQALAEHSPIETPPLPHWIPPAASGSIARDIWILGASLGGPAAVKTFLDHLPPGLPVGFIYAQHIDGNFTDVLTRVLGRHAHYQLKGAENGYQVRNGDVVLLPVEREWTLDAEGALIEKDTPWPGPYGPSIDQVLLNVADHYGKRCHAILFSGMGNDGAIAAPLLKAYGSRIWVQESDSCGNSSMPESVAATGCTSFCGTPEQLARELVKTIEESCLLKGRQNRDSA, encoded by the coding sequence ATGGCCGGCCTCCCGTCAGGCCGGCCCAGGGTCGGGATTGTGTCGGACATCGTCCTGCAGCGGCACCGTTTGCAGACGGCCACTTCAAAGTTCGGTCTCGATGTGTGCTTCACAGGCGATCCGGAGCGCCTGCAGGAATACCCGGAATTTCCGGAGGCCGACCTCTGGCTGGTCACCCTGGAAGACGAAGCGGACCACCCGGTGCTGTTCGACCACCTCCTTGGAAACACCGATGCGCCGGTGCTGTTCGGACTCGACCCGGCGCCCAAACCCGGCACCACCGATTATTTCCGCTGGGAACAGCGTCTGATCGGCAAGCTGGAACAGCAACTGGGTCACCTGGAAGAACTGGACTCGGAGGCCAGCCTGCAGGCACTGGCCGAGCACTCGCCGATAGAGACGCCCCCGCTGCCCCATTGGATTCCACCGGCGGCCTCCGGCTCCATCGCCAGGGATATCTGGATTCTCGGTGCTTCCCTGGGCGGCCCGGCAGCCGTGAAGACCTTTCTCGACCATTTGCCCCCTGGATTGCCCGTCGGTTTTATCTATGCCCAGCATATCGATGGTAACTTCACCGATGTACTGACCCGGGTCCTGGGACGTCACGCCCACTACCAACTCAAGGGTGCGGAAAACGGTTATCAGGTACGTAATGGCGATGTCGTGCTGTTACCGGTCGAACGGGAATGGACACTGGATGCCGAGGGCGCACTGATCGAAAAGGACACGCCCTGGCCCGGACCCTACGGCCCCTCCATTGATCAGGTGCTGCTGAACGTTGCGGATCATTATGGTAAACGCTGCCATGCTATCCTGTTTTCCGGTATGGGCAACGACGGGGCGATAGCTGCCCCCCTGCTGAAAGCATACGGTAGCCGCATCTGGGTCCAGGAAAGCGACAGTTGTGGCAACAGTTCAATGCCCGAATCGGTCGCGGCGACCGGGTGTACCTCCTTCTGTGGTACACCGGAACAGCTGGCCCGGGAACTAGTCAAAACGATTGAAGAATCCTGCCTGCTCAAGGGCCGGCAAAACAGGGATTCCGCCTGA
- a CDS encoding chemotaxis protein CheW, whose amino-acid sequence MSDNSQTLSCVMIPMSGRQLLLPNVSIAEVVDYASTDAGANTPEWLVGHLNWRGLDLPVISYDAANGATLTIPGDNRGRIVVLNTIGNEHRKIPFMALVTQGIPSQARLSEEQIRKLDGEAGPADLMQVEVEGDTAWIPNLEYLESLAADVAH is encoded by the coding sequence ATGAGCGATAACAGTCAAACCCTCTCCTGCGTCATGATCCCGATGAGCGGCAGACAACTCCTGTTACCCAACGTGTCCATTGCCGAGGTAGTGGATTACGCCAGCACGGACGCCGGTGCCAATACACCGGAGTGGCTGGTGGGGCACCTGAACTGGCGGGGGCTGGACCTGCCGGTCATTTCCTACGACGCCGCCAATGGCGCCACCCTGACAATCCCCGGCGACAACCGTGGCCGCATTGTGGTGCTCAATACCATCGGCAACGAGCACCGGAAGATCCCGTTCATGGCACTGGTGACCCAGGGTATTCCCAGCCAGGCGCGCCTGAGTGAAGAGCAGATCCGCAAACTGGATGGTGAAGCCGGCCCCGCCGACCTGATGCAGGTTGAGGTGGAAGGCGATACCGCCTGGATTCCCAACCTTGAATACCTGGAATCGCTGGCTGCCGACGTCGCTCACTGA
- a CDS encoding Fur family transcriptional regulator: protein MPTSALPYRPHNHDACVAQALADARAICQQQNARLTPTRERVLELIWQSHKPLGAYDVLAVLAEDGHNAAPPTVYRALDFLQQYGLVHRIASLNAFVGCTHAGKHHNGMFLICRSCSNVLELTAPNVAQAVSEVASAEAFQPEDVMIEIAGLCPACRADAPHD from the coding sequence ATGCCGACCAGCGCTCTTCCCTATCGCCCCCACAATCACGATGCCTGTGTTGCGCAGGCGCTGGCGGATGCCCGCGCTATCTGCCAGCAGCAGAACGCACGCCTGACCCCCACCCGTGAACGGGTCCTGGAACTGATCTGGCAATCCCACAAGCCCCTGGGGGCCTATGATGTGTTGGCGGTGCTGGCCGAGGACGGCCATAATGCCGCCCCGCCAACTGTCTACCGGGCGCTGGATTTCCTGCAGCAATACGGACTGGTTCACCGCATTGCCTCGCTGAACGCCTTCGTTGGCTGCACCCATGCCGGCAAACACCACAATGGCATGTTCCTGATCTGTCGCAGCTGTAGCAACGTGCTGGAACTGACCGCGCCGAACGTAGCCCAGGCCGTTTCGGAAGTCGCCTCGGCTGAAGCCTTTCAACCGGAAGACGTGATGATTGAGATCGCCGGACTCTGTCCGGCCTGCCGAGCGGATGCCCCCCATGACTGA